Proteins encoded by one window of Desulfovibrio inopinatus DSM 10711:
- a CDS encoding DUF6790 family protein, with product MIEESIRFVLANDTLVLFLCWLAITLIRLLMRFRQLDTALAVDIALSWFLFLNIGISFLYNFVIHAFYGDMVAHFIGWAPSPFQFEVATASLGFGLVGVLAFKASLSFRCAAILGPSCFLLGAAAGHIKDMIVHHNFAPGNAGAVFYTDIVIPVVGLALLFLAARFDMPRSR from the coding sequence ATGATTGAAGAGAGTATCCGGTTTGTACTGGCCAATGACACCTTGGTGTTGTTTCTCTGTTGGCTGGCAATCACGTTAATTCGTCTTCTTATGCGCTTTCGTCAGCTTGACACGGCACTGGCTGTCGACATCGCGCTTTCCTGGTTTCTTTTTTTGAATATCGGAATAAGTTTTTTGTATAATTTTGTTATTCATGCGTTTTATGGTGATATGGTGGCCCACTTTATTGGTTGGGCACCAAGTCCCTTTCAATTTGAAGTGGCGACAGCAAGTCTGGGATTTGGACTCGTCGGGGTACTTGCCTTCAAGGCGAGCTTATCATTTCGTTGCGCGGCAATCTTAGGGCCTTCCTGTTTTCTGCTTGGGGCGGCTGCAGGACATATCAAGGATATGATTGTCCATCACAATTTTGCTCCGGGGAACGCCGGAGCCGTCTTTTATACAGATATTGTTATCCCGGTTGTGGGATTGGCACTCCTCTTTTTGGCAGCCCGGTTTGATATGCCGCGCAGCCGTTGA
- the glyA gene encoding serine hydroxymethyltransferase: MHTCLDLLAQSDSSLQEALVGEMRRQSTGIELIPSENYTYPEVLCLLGSVFTNKYAEGYPGRRYYGGQEFTDVIENMARERACAVFGAEHANVQPLSGSPMNQAVYLGLLEPGDTILAMDLSHGGHLTHGAPVSHMGKLFQFIRYKTDPATGAIDMDEVMSLAKKHRPKLVLTGYTSYPRDMDYAAFKAVADSVGALTMTDASHYAGMVAGGAMMNPFDAGFDVVTTTSHKSLRGPRGGIILCRKDLAARIDKSVFPGLQGGPHMNVIAAIAYTMKRAAEPAFREYAAHVVSNAKALAARLMELGADLITGGTDNHMLVMNTQTTYGINGREAEEALDAAGITVNKQIVPDDPNPPLRPSGIRVGTPAATTRGMGNSDMTQLADWMHEILQHPNNTGRIAEIKRDVEHFCAQFPVPGIDMTDLDLNS, from the coding sequence ATGCACACCTGTCTTGATCTTTTAGCCCAATCGGATTCATCTTTACAAGAAGCACTTGTCGGAGAAATGCGACGACAGTCGACGGGCATTGAACTCATCCCTTCAGAAAACTACACCTATCCCGAAGTACTCTGCCTGCTTGGCAGCGTGTTCACCAACAAATACGCCGAAGGCTATCCTGGCCGACGCTATTACGGTGGTCAAGAATTCACTGATGTGATCGAAAATATGGCTCGGGAACGGGCGTGTGCGGTGTTCGGAGCCGAACATGCCAATGTGCAGCCGCTTTCCGGCTCCCCCATGAATCAAGCCGTGTATCTCGGTTTGCTCGAGCCTGGCGACACCATCCTGGCTATGGATTTATCACACGGGGGACATTTGACCCACGGTGCCCCGGTCTCTCATATGGGCAAACTGTTTCAATTTATCCGGTATAAGACGGATCCGGCAACAGGCGCCATCGATATGGACGAAGTCATGTCGTTGGCCAAAAAGCACCGGCCCAAGCTCGTCCTTACCGGCTATACGTCATACCCACGCGATATGGACTATGCAGCTTTTAAAGCAGTGGCCGATTCTGTCGGCGCTCTCACGATGACCGATGCTTCGCATTATGCCGGTATGGTGGCCGGTGGAGCCATGATGAACCCATTTGATGCCGGCTTCGATGTCGTCACGACGACATCACACAAATCGTTGCGCGGACCACGTGGTGGTATCATTTTATGCCGCAAGGATTTAGCCGCACGCATCGATAAATCCGTCTTCCCCGGACTTCAAGGCGGACCGCATATGAATGTCATTGCAGCTATTGCATATACTATGAAACGAGCTGCCGAACCGGCATTCCGGGAATATGCCGCTCACGTCGTTTCCAACGCCAAAGCTCTGGCGGCACGACTTATGGAGCTTGGTGCAGACTTAATCACGGGAGGGACCGACAACCATATGCTCGTGATGAATACGCAGACGACCTATGGCATAAACGGCAGAGAGGCCGAAGAAGCTTTGGACGCAGCCGGTATCACTGTCAATAAGCAAATCGTCCCGGACGATCCCAATCCACCGCTTCGTCCCAGCGGAATTCGTGTCGGTACGCCAGCCGCCACGACACGAGGCATGGGCAATAGCGACATGACCCAATTGGCCGACTGGATGCATGAAATTTTGCAACATCCGAACAACACCGGTCGTATTGCTGAAATCAAGCGTGACGTGGAACACTTCTGCGCTCAGTTTCCTGTTCCCGGTATCGACATGACAGATCTCGATTTGAACAGTTAA
- a CDS encoding SdpI family protein, with amino-acid sequence MIWLAGMIAWASLVATVFVYNHLPATLPIHFGTDGAVSVANKSIVWVCTGLPVVLWLLFFLKVRPLSFSSLKTSFSQAMQAGMLAVVGFLIALAWALIAYALGFHINMNFVVKFAVGCLFLIVGAVIPRIEPNPSFGLRYPWIMHDNVAWKKTHRLGGWGLSLIGLAALGLAFIDAQWSIVAFMVMIFGFLTLTSVYSWRVHTKEKTQPKR; translated from the coding sequence ATGATCTGGCTTGCAGGGATGATCGCATGGGCATCGCTTGTCGCGACAGTTTTTGTTTATAACCATCTTCCTGCTACATTGCCCATCCACTTTGGAACAGACGGTGCTGTGAGCGTTGCCAACAAAAGCATTGTCTGGGTATGCACAGGGCTTCCTGTTGTTCTCTGGCTTTTGTTCTTTCTGAAGGTGCGCCCCCTGTCTTTTTCATCTTTGAAAACGTCCTTCTCGCAAGCTATGCAGGCCGGAATGCTGGCCGTCGTTGGCTTTCTCATCGCATTGGCCTGGGCGCTTATCGCTTATGCTCTCGGCTTTCACATCAATATGAACTTCGTTGTTAAATTTGCCGTTGGCTGCCTGTTCCTTATTGTGGGTGCGGTCATACCCCGTATAGAACCCAATCCGAGCTTTGGATTACGCTATCCTTGGATCATGCATGACAACGTTGCGTGGAAAAAGACGCATCGACTTGGAGGCTGGGGATTGAGTCTGATTGGTCTTGCAGCTTTGGGGTTGGCTTTTATTGATGCGCAATGGAGTATTGTCGCATTTATGGTCATGATTTTTGGCTTTCTCACGTTGACAAGTGTTTACTCTTGGCGTGTGCACACGAAAGAAAAGACCCAACCAAAGCGGTAG
- a CDS encoding phosphodiester glycosidase family protein, which produces MNTRPHSGYGLVFIGLSSDANREDALVEFQHFRENNDVIVETRLRPKQVMTRYPLSFDDAELLSNRLSGLGVRCHIIDLSPVTQPTSGITRLGLLLALSLVYNIVVTAFLVFSMSPASEPKMSNPPPISAFALGADLFDYGGEDYTSFLLDIDETDVRLFWKGDSGQHISNFSALSHLVDQHGYQLVFATNAGIFNPDFRPVGLYVEEGREIVPLELGDGYGNFYMKPNGVFYITDNRAGIVASEQYPHVAATHHVRFATQSGPLLLQDGTLNPLFTEGSKHRKIRSGVGIIGDKIVVFVKSNEPVSFYEFATMFRDKFGCRSALYLDGVISNMFIREFDPVPFGGDKFGAMIAVVEKHEPVAGNAPTIELPALPTDLSGPAVSDNPAGQVEPDNVQ; this is translated from the coding sequence ATGAATACTCGTCCCCATAGTGGGTATGGCCTCGTTTTTATTGGGCTTTCTTCAGATGCAAATCGAGAGGATGCTCTTGTTGAATTTCAACATTTCCGTGAGAACAATGACGTTATCGTCGAAACTCGTCTTCGTCCTAAACAAGTTATGACACGATATCCACTTTCCTTTGACGATGCAGAACTTCTTTCCAACCGTTTGAGCGGCCTTGGGGTGCGCTGTCATATCATCGATCTTTCTCCTGTCACACAGCCTACTTCAGGTATAACCCGACTCGGACTCCTGCTTGCTTTGAGTCTGGTTTATAATATCGTTGTGACAGCATTTCTTGTCTTCTCCATGTCGCCTGCTTCTGAACCCAAAATGTCGAATCCACCACCGATCTCGGCCTTTGCTCTTGGCGCCGATCTGTTTGATTACGGTGGTGAAGACTATACGTCGTTTCTTCTTGATATTGACGAAACCGATGTTCGACTCTTCTGGAAAGGCGACAGTGGGCAACATATTTCCAATTTTTCCGCGTTGTCTCATCTTGTGGATCAACATGGCTATCAATTGGTTTTTGCAACCAATGCAGGCATCTTTAATCCTGATTTTCGTCCCGTTGGACTCTATGTCGAAGAGGGACGTGAGATCGTTCCTCTCGAACTCGGTGACGGATACGGCAATTTCTATATGAAGCCGAATGGTGTGTTCTATATTACGGATAATCGAGCCGGCATTGTCGCGTCCGAACAATATCCTCATGTCGCCGCGACGCATCATGTTCGCTTTGCAACGCAGTCTGGTCCCTTACTCTTGCAAGATGGGACGTTGAATCCGCTTTTTACTGAAGGGTCTAAGCATCGTAAGATACGAAGCGGCGTCGGTATTATTGGCGATAAGATCGTTGTATTCGTCAAATCCAATGAACCGGTTTCATTTTATGAGTTTGCCACCATGTTTCGAGATAAATTTGGCTGCCGGAGCGCTCTTTATCTTGATGGCGTTATTTCTAATATGTTTATCCGAGAATTTGACCCTGTTCCTTTTGGTGGTGATAAATTCGGTGCTATGATTGCTGTTGTGGAAAAGCATGAACCCGTTGCAGGCAATGCGCCGACCATCGAACTTCCGGCTCTTCCCACTGATCTTTCGGGGCCGGCTGTTTCTGATAACCCTGCCGGTCAAGTTGAACCGGATAATGTCCAATGA
- a CDS encoding MBL fold metallo-hydrolase gives MSRLTVVVENLVADVGPLLAEHGLSIWIEHNDTHILYDTGGGRALLPNLESLDYEPDQLNALVLSHGHYDHTGGLEKLLKVRRAPLPIYCHADVFSAHLDEENGALRNIGMSKSQKAYEDLGARFHFIERKANPWPGITLLADIPRVTPYEKPVPSLVTMHDGGTETDPFHDDLTLVIEGDQRIAVVTGCAHAGVINVLTDAEEHIGRKANFLIGGTHLGPAEPEQQQAAMEELARRQELDVAAGHCTGPVVAGYMQGMLGSRFTHMGVGRIFEI, from the coding sequence ATGAGTCGTCTTACTGTGGTTGTTGAGAATTTGGTTGCGGATGTGGGGCCGCTATTGGCTGAACACGGATTGAGCATTTGGATTGAACATAATGATACACATATTTTATACGATACTGGGGGCGGACGGGCACTGTTGCCAAATTTAGAGTCGCTTGATTACGAACCGGACCAACTCAATGCGCTTGTGTTGAGTCATGGACATTATGACCATACCGGCGGGCTTGAAAAGTTGTTGAAAGTCCGGCGTGCCCCACTGCCGATTTATTGTCATGCCGATGTTTTCTCAGCGCACTTGGATGAAGAGAATGGAGCATTGCGAAATATTGGCATGTCCAAGTCACAGAAAGCATATGAAGATTTAGGGGCGCGTTTTCATTTTATTGAACGCAAAGCGAATCCCTGGCCGGGTATTACACTGTTAGCAGACATTCCCCGGGTAACACCGTACGAAAAGCCGGTTCCAAGCCTGGTGACCATGCATGATGGGGGCACTGAAACAGATCCGTTTCATGACGACTTAACACTTGTCATAGAGGGCGACCAGAGAATTGCTGTCGTGACAGGTTGTGCTCATGCAGGGGTAATCAATGTGCTGACGGACGCAGAGGAGCATATTGGACGGAAGGCAAATTTTCTCATTGGTGGAACGCATCTTGGTCCGGCAGAACCGGAACAGCAGCAAGCGGCCATGGAGGAACTAGCTCGTCGTCAAGAACTGGATGTCGCCGCAGGACACTGCACCGGACCTGTCGTTGCCGGCTACATGCAGGGAATGCTCGGTTCGCGCTTTACCCATATGGGAGTCGGACGGATTTTTGAAATCTAA
- a CDS encoding peroxiredoxin has protein sequence MSETSFPESGQPAPEFCLPDASENMVCLSYFKGKFVVVYFYPRDNTTGCTTEALEFTALADEFAKHNAVVLGISKDSAKSHRSFIEKHQLGITLLSDPEKTVLMAYGAWRLKKMYGKESMGVVRSTVLVGPDGNVVEAWPKVAKSAGHAAKVVDALKKHIS, from the coding sequence ATGAGTGAGACATCGTTTCCGGAAAGTGGCCAGCCCGCTCCGGAGTTCTGTTTACCGGATGCTTCTGAAAACATGGTGTGCCTTTCGTATTTCAAAGGAAAATTTGTCGTCGTATATTTTTATCCTCGTGACAATACGACGGGCTGTACGACGGAAGCCCTAGAATTTACTGCTCTTGCCGATGAATTTGCGAAACACAATGCCGTTGTTCTGGGAATCAGCAAGGATTCCGCCAAGTCGCATCGTTCTTTTATCGAAAAACATCAACTTGGTATTACCCTTTTGAGTGATCCGGAGAAGACTGTTTTGATGGCCTATGGAGCATGGCGCCTCAAAAAGATGTATGGCAAGGAATCCATGGGCGTCGTACGGAGCACTGTTCTCGTTGGTCCTGATGGTAACGTTGTGGAAGCGTGGCCCAAAGTCGCCAAATCGGCTGGACATGCTGCCAAGGTGGTTGATGCTTTGAAAAAACATATCTCCTGA
- a CDS encoding histidine phosphatase family protein, whose translation MNAIWLIRHAQSDSNAGLPTKSPQSTRITDVGEYQAKQLAKLFSASPNRIVVSRYIRTQLTAAPLLERFAGIPVEEWDVHEFTYLAPIKYAGTTGADRRPDVRAYWARNDPQYIDGDGAESFEAFIARVDTALHRLTTLNGFTAVFTHGQVIRAMLWRMLYREDVISASTMEKFYHFRESASLPNAAVVRCILYEGEMWTSGVCNPCEHDKITF comes from the coding sequence ATGAATGCTATCTGGCTCATTCGCCATGCTCAAAGCGATTCAAATGCCGGTCTGCCGACAAAAAGTCCTCAGTCAACACGGATTACAGACGTAGGAGAGTATCAAGCCAAACAACTTGCCAAGCTTTTTTCAGCGTCTCCGAACCGGATTGTGGTCTCACGCTACATTCGAACGCAACTGACGGCAGCACCATTGTTGGAACGATTTGCCGGGATACCTGTTGAGGAGTGGGACGTTCATGAGTTTACTTATCTTGCTCCCATCAAATACGCCGGTACTACAGGAGCCGACCGGCGACCGGATGTCCGAGCGTATTGGGCAAGGAACGATCCGCAGTATATTGACGGTGATGGGGCAGAGTCTTTCGAAGCTTTTATTGCACGTGTCGATACTGCTCTGCACAGGCTGACCACATTGAACGGATTCACAGCGGTTTTTACTCATGGACAGGTTATCCGAGCGATGTTGTGGCGTATGCTGTACCGAGAAGACGTGATTTCGGCATCCACAATGGAAAAATTTTATCATTTTCGAGAATCTGCCTCCCTTCCTAATGCAGCCGTTGTCCGCTGCATTCTGTATGAGGGAGAGATGTGGACAAGCGGGGTGTGCAACCCTTGCGAACATGATAAAATTACTTTTTGA